From one Conyzicola nivalis genomic stretch:
- a CDS encoding rhamnosyltransferase WsaF family glycosyltransferase, with product MLDNLRSRVGQVARVLRAEGVSGAGRRARRLGHRLLGEQTEQLPLLAADVADSTRLGPVAEPVLVSGRPLRIGWITAPPGAGSGGHTTMFRMIEGLERAGHDNRLYLYDTSHSDVARHERVIRDHWPAVKATVHDVASGTDAMDADVWIATSWQTAHVLASRPHLPGRRMYFVQDYEPYFYAHGSLYALAEDTYRFGFTGITAGAWLAEELADRFGMHSTHFDFGADLGIYSAASGTDRQGVVFYTKPSVPRRGHDTGMLALEDFARARPEVPIHLFGDPVARVPFEAVNHGRLSPTRLNELYNTCRVGLSLSFTNVSLIPWELLASGVVPVVNDARHNRIVLQSPGVAWSAASPAALSRAMQAAFDGYDPVTTPGRLERTVADASWAGAADAVTAFVEAQTLDRA from the coding sequence GTGCTGGATAACCTGAGGTCACGAGTCGGCCAGGTCGCGCGCGTGCTGCGCGCGGAGGGCGTCTCCGGCGCCGGACGGCGCGCCCGCCGACTGGGTCACCGGCTGCTCGGCGAACAGACGGAACAGCTGCCCCTGCTGGCCGCCGACGTGGCCGACTCGACCCGGCTCGGACCGGTCGCCGAACCCGTACTCGTCTCGGGGAGGCCGCTGCGCATTGGCTGGATCACCGCCCCGCCTGGGGCCGGGTCGGGCGGCCACACGACCATGTTCCGAATGATCGAGGGACTCGAGCGTGCCGGGCACGACAACCGTCTTTACCTCTACGACACCTCGCACAGCGACGTCGCCCGGCACGAGCGGGTGATCCGCGACCACTGGCCCGCGGTGAAGGCGACGGTCCACGACGTGGCGTCGGGGACGGACGCGATGGACGCCGACGTCTGGATCGCCACCTCGTGGCAGACGGCGCACGTGCTGGCGTCCCGCCCGCACCTTCCCGGCCGCCGGATGTACTTCGTGCAGGACTACGAGCCCTACTTCTATGCGCACGGCTCCCTCTACGCGCTCGCCGAGGACACCTACCGCTTCGGCTTCACCGGGATCACCGCCGGTGCCTGGCTCGCCGAGGAGCTCGCCGATCGGTTCGGCATGCACAGCACCCATTTCGACTTCGGGGCCGACCTCGGGATCTATTCCGCGGCATCCGGAACCGACCGTCAGGGCGTCGTCTTCTACACCAAACCCAGCGTGCCGCGCCGGGGCCACGACACGGGGATGCTCGCCCTCGAGGACTTCGCCAGGGCGCGCCCCGAGGTGCCGATCCACCTCTTCGGCGACCCGGTGGCGCGGGTCCCGTTCGAGGCGGTGAACCACGGACGGCTGAGCCCGACCCGCCTCAACGAGCTCTACAACACCTGCCGGGTGGGCCTCAGTCTCTCCTTCACCAACGTGTCCCTCATCCCGTGGGAACTGCTCGCCAGCGGGGTGGTCCCGGTCGTCAACGACGCGCGCCACAACCGCATCGTGTTGCAGAGCCCGGGGGTGGCGTGGTCGGCGGCGTCGCCGGCCGCGCTCTCGCGGGCCATGCAGGCGGCGTTCGACGGCTACGACCCGGTGACCACCCCGGGCAGGCTCGAGCGGACGGTCGCCGACGCGAGCTGGGCGGGCGCCGCCGACGCCGTGACGGCGTTCGTGGAGGCGCAGACGCTCGACCGGGCCTGA
- a CDS encoding chain-length determining protein, with protein sequence MKWFAFPAIILTIAAAAAVYLYGPRTYESTISYALVNPKIPSEKEIDLDPSLNDLNADNPYLRSSDPNLIANVVITRLNAPGTQEHLKQKGLGTEFLANPGVGGAGLIVSITASGETEEQSLATIYELGTLFEENLQAIQTINGADERFLFTSIAVAEPDRATEKLSSRVRTVIMVALAGVILIFGSISLGTWVESAKKNRRRRAAEAAAAADATADDPTDGTADPEGTPDTKPSERRSPVDTH encoded by the coding sequence ATGAAGTGGTTCGCGTTCCCCGCGATCATCCTCACCATCGCCGCCGCCGCCGCCGTCTACCTCTACGGGCCACGGACCTACGAGTCGACGATCTCGTACGCGCTCGTGAACCCGAAGATCCCGTCGGAGAAGGAGATCGACCTCGACCCGTCGCTCAATGACCTCAACGCCGACAATCCGTACCTGCGCTCGTCCGACCCGAACCTGATCGCGAACGTCGTGATCACCCGGCTCAACGCCCCTGGCACCCAGGAGCACCTGAAGCAAAAGGGTCTCGGCACCGAATTCCTCGCCAACCCCGGCGTCGGCGGGGCGGGACTCATCGTGTCGATCACCGCCTCCGGGGAGACCGAGGAGCAGTCACTGGCGACCATCTACGAACTGGGCACCCTCTTCGAGGAGAACCTGCAGGCCATCCAGACCATCAACGGTGCCGACGAGCGGTTCCTCTTCACCTCGATCGCCGTCGCCGAGCCGGACAGGGCGACCGAGAAGCTGTCCAGCCGCGTCAGGACCGTGATCATGGTGGCCCTCGCCGGCGTCATCCTCATCTTCGGTTCGATCTCGCTGGGAACCTGGGTCGAGTCGGCGAAGAAGAACCGGAGGCGTCGCGCCGCGGAGGCCGCCGCCGCCGCGGATGCCACGGCCGACGACCCGACCGACGGCACGGCCGACCCCGAAGGCACGCCCGACACGAAGCCCTCCGAGCGGCGGAGTCCCGTCGACACGCACTGA
- a CDS encoding O-antigen ligase family protein yields the protein MAHRALATASARPEPTAARRPVTDADRLSAPGGTPLILRITAFSLFFFPSSMVIKDIGAAGTVPMILSCLLFAFWLASWIWRLHDPVRIRYPGRLAGAIFVLGIIASYIALYGGWTGEASNTGLAAADRWLILAFASLGLILVAAESVRSMADMLQLLRWLLAGAFFCGLVGLVQFTLHINPMEWVQLAMPGFTYNGGDTPFQARGNLLRVAGSTFHSIEFGVVSAMLLPLSIWRALYDPRGKVWFHWLQTGLLVFAVAATVSRSGTLAAVVAIAVLLPFLPKIARQRTLATLPFVIIALFIAVPGFVGTLTDALGADTSDPSIATRVNNYPRVARMIDARPLFGVGPGNYTARGALEILDNQYLNSIVSMGIVGIICVFIYLVLPGVAALHSARHAVSPALRCLAGASAAGLFVAAVCSVTFDSLSFPTFALSYPLLVGLSGAIWILVKSEETPLSSAPNPPHPNRME from the coding sequence ATGGCTCACCGCGCCCTCGCGACCGCCTCCGCCCGCCCTGAGCCGACGGCCGCCAGGCGCCCGGTGACCGACGCAGACCGGCTGTCCGCGCCGGGCGGCACACCGCTCATCCTCAGGATCACGGCGTTCTCCCTCTTCTTCTTCCCGTCGAGCATGGTGATCAAGGACATCGGGGCCGCCGGCACCGTCCCCATGATCCTGTCCTGCCTTCTCTTCGCCTTCTGGCTGGCGTCGTGGATCTGGCGCCTGCACGACCCGGTGCGAATCAGGTACCCCGGCCGGCTCGCCGGCGCGATCTTCGTGCTCGGCATCATCGCGTCGTACATCGCCCTCTACGGAGGGTGGACCGGCGAGGCCTCCAACACCGGCCTCGCGGCCGCGGACCGCTGGCTCATCCTCGCCTTCGCGAGCCTCGGCCTCATCCTCGTCGCGGCCGAATCGGTGCGATCCATGGCCGACATGCTGCAACTGCTGCGTTGGCTGCTGGCGGGCGCCTTCTTCTGCGGTCTCGTCGGTCTCGTGCAGTTCACCCTCCACATCAACCCCATGGAGTGGGTGCAGCTCGCGATGCCGGGGTTCACCTACAACGGCGGGGACACCCCGTTCCAGGCCAGGGGCAATCTGCTGCGGGTGGCCGGCAGCACCTTCCACTCCATCGAGTTCGGGGTCGTGAGCGCCATGCTGCTGCCGCTCTCGATCTGGCGGGCCCTCTACGACCCGCGCGGCAAGGTGTGGTTCCACTGGCTGCAGACCGGCCTCCTCGTCTTCGCGGTCGCCGCCACCGTCTCCCGCTCCGGCACCCTCGCCGCCGTCGTCGCCATCGCCGTGCTGCTGCCCTTCCTGCCGAAGATCGCCCGCCAGCGGACCCTCGCCACCCTGCCCTTCGTGATCATCGCGCTCTTCATCGCCGTTCCCGGATTCGTCGGCACGCTCACCGACGCTCTGGGCGCCGACACCTCAGACCCCTCCATCGCCACCCGCGTCAACAACTACCCGCGCGTCGCCCGCATGATCGACGCCCGCCCGCTGTTCGGTGTGGGTCCGGGCAACTACACCGCGCGGGGTGCGCTGGAGATCCTCGACAACCAGTACCTCAACTCGATCGTGAGCATGGGGATCGTGGGCATCATCTGCGTCTTCATCTACCTCGTGCTGCCCGGCGTCGCGGCCCTCCATTCCGCACGCCACGCCGTCTCGCCCGCCCTACGCTGCCTCGCCGGCGCGTCGGCCGCCGGCCTCTTCGTCGCCGCCGTCTGCTCGGTGACCTTCGACTCCCTGTCGTTCCCGACCTTCGCGCTGAGCTACCCGCTGCTCGTCGGTCTCTCCGGAGCGATCTGGATCCTCGTGAAATCCGAGGAAACCCCCCTGAGCTCCGCCCCGAACCCACCGCACCCGAATCGGATGGAATGA
- the epsE gene encoding exopolysaccharide biosynthesis GT4 family glycosyltransferase EpsE translates to MNAADRQGARFGTADQHNEVTVVIVTFNSLGRIDPLLASLRGELGDQSMRVIVADNGSDDDIVGYLGTNHPDVVALPTGGNLGYAAAINIALRELGPTRAVLVLNPDTVVQRASVSRLLATLDTPGCGAVVPRLNNEDGTLYTSLRREPTLLTAIGDALLGARLRARPGRLSETVFDAGSYARPHDIDWATGAALMIDIAVVRRVGPWDERYFLYSEETDYCRRIRKAGFTVRYEPAAVVVHEQGASGASPRLNALSAVNRVRYARKFHSRAYAAAFRAVAVVAEVLRVNRPENALALRYVLAESTWGRLPRAHPRRAPSFGYLVPEFPGQTHAFFWREIVELRRQGALPHVVSTRLPPPSITSHEWSAEAIRATTYLGRPTVRAVAGAARALVAALLRGRLGAVRRELAKPPESPAQRVAILIGGALLTATARRQGWSHVHVHSCAGSARIALIARLLGGPTYSLTLHGSLPDYGSHQPAKWSNASFALIITKDLLGSAHETLGDAMPAAVSIAPMGVDPESLQRDSGYSPWDGHGEARVFSCGRLNPAKGHDTLIRAVAALGAEGLPVRLVIAGEDEEGGTGYRATLERLIDELGLRARVELLGAVDEGAVRAQLERAHVFALASHAEPLGVAIMEAMAMAAPVVIGDGGGVRELVDDGNSGLLVDPESVAAVASGIRRVLTDGELAQRLGRTGRERVRAEFGSAKSAGVLLRNVQSL, encoded by the coding sequence ATGAACGCAGCCGATCGACAGGGGGCGCGGTTCGGAACCGCGGATCAGCACAACGAGGTCACGGTGGTCATCGTCACGTTCAACAGCCTCGGGCGCATCGACCCGCTGCTCGCCAGCCTGAGGGGTGAGCTCGGCGACCAGTCGATGCGCGTCATCGTCGCCGACAACGGCTCCGATGACGACATCGTGGGCTACCTCGGCACGAATCATCCGGACGTCGTCGCCTTGCCGACCGGGGGCAATCTCGGCTACGCGGCGGCGATCAACATCGCGTTGCGCGAGCTCGGCCCGACGCGAGCCGTGCTCGTGCTCAATCCCGACACCGTGGTGCAGCGGGCGAGCGTCTCCCGCCTGCTGGCGACCCTCGATACCCCCGGCTGCGGCGCCGTCGTGCCGAGGCTGAACAACGAGGACGGCACGCTGTACACCTCCCTCCGGCGGGAGCCCACCCTGCTCACCGCGATCGGCGACGCGCTCCTCGGCGCCCGATTACGCGCGCGCCCCGGCCGGCTTTCCGAGACCGTGTTCGACGCGGGCAGCTACGCCCGCCCGCACGACATCGACTGGGCGACGGGGGCGGCGCTGATGATCGACATCGCGGTCGTGCGACGGGTCGGACCATGGGACGAGCGCTACTTCCTCTACTCGGAGGAGACCGACTACTGCCGTCGCATCCGCAAGGCCGGCTTCACCGTGCGTTACGAGCCGGCCGCCGTGGTCGTGCACGAACAGGGCGCGTCGGGGGCCTCGCCTCGACTGAACGCCCTGTCGGCCGTGAACCGCGTCCGCTACGCCCGGAAGTTCCATTCGCGTGCCTACGCGGCCGCCTTCCGAGCGGTGGCCGTCGTTGCCGAGGTGTTACGCGTGAACAGGCCGGAGAACGCCCTCGCGCTGCGTTACGTGCTCGCCGAGTCCACCTGGGGACGGCTGCCGCGGGCGCATCCCCGGCGGGCGCCGAGTTTCGGATACCTCGTGCCCGAGTTTCCCGGACAGACCCACGCGTTCTTCTGGCGCGAGATCGTCGAACTCCGACGCCAAGGCGCCCTCCCCCACGTGGTGTCCACCCGGCTGCCGCCCCCGTCGATCACCTCGCACGAGTGGTCCGCCGAGGCGATCCGGGCCACGACCTACCTGGGCAGGCCCACGGTGCGGGCCGTCGCGGGCGCCGCTCGGGCGCTCGTCGCCGCGCTCCTGCGCGGGCGGCTCGGGGCGGTCCGACGTGAACTGGCCAAGCCGCCGGAGTCGCCCGCCCAGCGCGTCGCCATACTGATCGGCGGGGCGCTGTTGACCGCCACGGCGCGACGGCAGGGCTGGTCCCACGTGCACGTGCACTCCTGCGCCGGTTCCGCGCGTATCGCTCTCATCGCCCGGCTGCTCGGCGGCCCGACCTACAGCCTCACCCTGCACGGCTCGCTGCCCGACTACGGCTCGCACCAGCCGGCGAAGTGGTCGAACGCGTCGTTCGCGCTCATCATCACGAAGGACCTCCTCGGCTCCGCCCACGAGACGCTTGGAGACGCGATGCCCGCGGCGGTCAGTATCGCGCCGATGGGAGTCGATCCCGAATCGTTGCAGCGCGACAGCGGCTATTCGCCCTGGGACGGCCACGGCGAGGCGCGCGTCTTCAGCTGCGGGCGGCTCAATCCCGCCAAGGGACACGACACCCTCATCCGCGCCGTCGCGGCGCTCGGCGCCGAGGGCCTCCCCGTCCGTCTGGTGATCGCCGGCGAAGACGAGGAGGGGGGAACGGGATACCGCGCGACCCTCGAACGTCTGATCGACGAGCTCGGGCTGCGCGCCCGGGTCGAACTGCTCGGGGCCGTCGACGAGGGGGCGGTCCGGGCGCAACTCGAGCGCGCGCACGTCTTCGCCCTCGCCAGTCACGCCGAACCGCTCGGCGTGGCGATCATGGAGGCGATGGCGATGGCCGCACCCGTCGTCATCGGCGACGGCGGCGGCGTGCGCGAACTGGTCGACGACGGCAATTCCGGCCTGCTCGTCGACCCCGAATCGGTCGCGGCGGTCGCGTCGGGAATCCGGCGCGTCCTGACCGACGGCGAGCTGGCCCAGCGGCTCGGCCGCACGGGCCGGGAGCGGGTGCGGGCGGAGTTCGGCAGTGCGAAGAGCGCCGGCGTGCTGCTGCGGAACGTGCAGTCGCTCTGA
- a CDS encoding DUF4082 domain-containing protein, which yields MAGTAAVALAALTMSTLAPAPQAAYAEETVFSDATTPQLITDPDSNAVELGVTFSSDVDITVTGIRFYKGPENTGEHVGSLWDSSRNLLSRVTFADETESGWQEASFDTPVPVDAGETLVAAYSAPDGLYSADTQGFDAPITDGTVTFPEGAGVYTYREGRFPSRNFENSNYYVDVVYTTDPVPPVDPTTPPVDPTTPPVDPTTPPVDPTTPPVDPTTPPVDPTNPPSGAVLDLQREPWWGGPSYYAKFPKANAAGWDDPSFFPISVFFGKPEHAATLANLGVNTYMGAEHDGSSVSTMTDEGISLIAQPEWSPAELGDDPRVVGWHIGDECDMGLGGCDSAEGEYGSLAIGQRQAAEARSHNDGRFLQANFGNGVLGSYWSPETMDDHLAYVDVSSVDKYAYTSTHVQDLLPGSPFWPAGKNPAAASTYGWLQDRMETFSSPAGSKPNWVFVEAAKPYLTEEGATSISGDQLEGAVWNGIIHGAAGIAYFQHNNSGCGNYALLDCGAALQNKVRSVDAKVKSLAPVINTQSYVWNFGPQLETSLKTQGGSAYIFAMTDGSTGTRSFTLPAGLTGNVEVVGEGRTIAVTNGTFTDSFPNEFTHHVYRIALS from the coding sequence GTGGCAGGAACCGCCGCGGTCGCTCTCGCAGCCCTGACCATGTCCACCCTCGCACCTGCACCCCAGGCGGCGTACGCCGAAGAGACGGTTTTCTCTGACGCGACGACTCCGCAGCTGATCACCGATCCCGACAGCAACGCCGTCGAACTCGGCGTCACGTTCAGCAGCGACGTCGACATCACCGTCACCGGGATCCGGTTCTACAAGGGCCCCGAGAACACGGGCGAGCACGTCGGCAGCCTCTGGGACTCCTCCCGCAATCTCCTCTCGCGGGTGACCTTCGCCGACGAGACGGAGTCGGGTTGGCAGGAGGCCTCGTTCGACACACCGGTGCCCGTGGACGCGGGCGAGACCCTGGTCGCCGCATACTCCGCGCCGGACGGCCTGTACTCCGCCGACACGCAGGGCTTCGACGCCCCGATCACCGACGGCACGGTGACCTTCCCCGAGGGTGCCGGCGTCTACACCTACCGCGAGGGCCGGTTCCCGAGCCGCAACTTCGAGAACTCCAACTACTACGTCGACGTGGTCTACACGACCGACCCGGTGCCGCCGGTCGACCCGACGACGCCCCCGGTCGACCCGACCACGCCACCCGTCGACCCGACGACTCCCCCGGTCGATCCCACGACACCCCCGGTCGACCCGACCACCCCGCCCGTCGACCCCACGAACCCGCCGTCCGGCGCGGTGCTCGACCTGCAGCGCGAACCCTGGTGGGGCGGCCCGTCCTACTACGCCAAGTTCCCCAAGGCGAACGCCGCCGGCTGGGACGACCCGTCGTTCTTCCCCATCTCCGTGTTCTTCGGTAAGCCCGAGCACGCCGCGACACTCGCCAACCTCGGAGTGAACACCTACATGGGCGCCGAACACGACGGGTCGAGCGTCTCGACGATGACCGACGAGGGCATTTCGCTGATCGCCCAGCCGGAGTGGAGCCCCGCGGAGCTCGGAGACGATCCGAGGGTCGTCGGATGGCACATCGGCGACGAGTGCGACATGGGCTTGGGCGGCTGCGACAGCGCCGAGGGCGAGTACGGAAGCCTGGCGATCGGCCAGAGGCAGGCCGCCGAGGCTCGCTCGCACAACGACGGCCGCTTCCTGCAGGCCAACTTCGGCAACGGAGTGCTTGGCAGCTACTGGTCGCCCGAGACGATGGACGACCACCTCGCCTACGTCGACGTGAGCAGCGTCGACAAGTACGCCTACACGAGCACCCACGTGCAGGACCTCCTCCCCGGCTCACCGTTCTGGCCGGCCGGCAAGAACCCCGCCGCCGCCAGCACCTACGGCTGGCTGCAGGACCGCATGGAGACCTTCTCCTCGCCGGCAGGGTCGAAGCCGAACTGGGTCTTCGTCGAGGCAGCGAAGCCGTACCTCACGGAAGAGGGGGCGACGTCGATCAGCGGCGACCAGCTAGAGGGCGCCGTCTGGAACGGCATCATCCACGGAGCCGCCGGAATCGCCTACTTCCAGCACAACAACAGCGGCTGCGGCAACTACGCGCTGCTGGACTGCGGTGCGGCCCTGCAGAACAAGGTCAGGTCCGTCGACGCCAAGGTGAAGTCGCTGGCGCCGGTCATCAACACGCAGTCCTACGTCTGGAACTTCGGACCGCAGCTGGAGACCTCGCTCAAGACACAGGGCGGCTCGGCGTACATCTTCGCGATGACCGACGGGTCGACGGGAACCCGGTCGTTCACCCTCCCGGCCGGGCTCACCGGCAACGTGGAGGTGGTGGGCGAGGGCCGCACGATCGCCGTCACCAACGGCACGTTCACTGACTCGTTCCCGAACGAATTCACCCACCACGTCTACCGGATAGCACTCAGCTGA
- a CDS encoding DUF6492 family protein, whose product MTLAILTPSYAPDFDSFAVLHRSVLEFTDAAVVHYVVVPDEDLALFATIASGRMVLIGYRDLLPKSFVSTAWFAHAVARIPRAPRGARFIAVNVRRPWPPLRGWLLQQIVKLSMAMRTDCDTLLVIDSDVQLIRPVTEDAFASSTAVRFYRSPEAITAGMTRHVAWHHAARRMLGVAPDGLPPFADPIGSLISWDPEVVRQCTDRLSEVASRGWETVVSREWEFSEYVLYGEYLAEFGTPRQLSFVASSTLCHSHWDPRPLDLEGARRFVDSIDPADVALHVQSNSNTPPEIVDFIRSATR is encoded by the coding sequence GTGACACTCGCCATCCTCACACCGTCGTACGCCCCCGACTTCGACTCCTTCGCGGTGCTGCACCGGTCGGTGCTCGAGTTCACGGACGCCGCCGTCGTGCACTACGTCGTGGTTCCCGACGAAGACCTCGCGCTCTTCGCGACCATCGCGTCGGGCCGGATGGTTCTCATCGGTTACCGCGACCTGCTGCCGAAGTCGTTCGTGTCGACGGCCTGGTTCGCTCACGCCGTCGCCCGCATCCCGCGGGCGCCGCGCGGCGCCCGCTTCATCGCGGTCAACGTGCGCCGGCCGTGGCCGCCCCTGCGCGGCTGGCTCCTGCAGCAGATCGTGAAGCTGAGCATGGCCATGCGCACGGACTGCGACACGCTGCTCGTCATCGACTCCGACGTGCAGCTCATCCGCCCGGTCACCGAAGACGCGTTCGCATCGTCGACGGCGGTGCGTTTCTACCGCAGTCCCGAGGCGATCACAGCGGGCATGACGCGTCACGTCGCGTGGCACCATGCCGCCAGACGGATGCTCGGTGTCGCCCCCGACGGCCTCCCGCCCTTCGCCGATCCGATCGGCAGCCTGATCTCCTGGGACCCGGAGGTCGTGCGCCAGTGCACCGACCGCCTGTCCGAGGTGGCGTCGCGGGGGTGGGAAACCGTCGTCTCTCGGGAGTGGGAGTTCTCGGAATACGTGCTCTACGGCGAGTACCTGGCCGAGTTCGGAACCCCTCGGCAGCTGTCGTTCGTCGCCTCGAGCACCCTGTGCCACAGCCACTGGGACCCGCGCCCGCTCGACCTCGAGGGCGCCAGACGTTTCGTCGATTCCATCGACCCCGCCGACGTCGCCCTCCACGTCCAGTCCAACTCGAACACCCCGCCCGAGATCGTGGATTTCATCCGATCGGCGACGCGATGA
- a CDS encoding WecB/TagA/CpsF family glycosyltransferase, translating into MSAERIMLGGCPVDLRDRSGAVEEIRLRTLDADAPALGVVSVNLDHVHHFGGGSRWQGTIDRAPLEWLHLIDGAPLAAQAGRLTGRVWPRLAGSDIIEPILRAAEEDGVRVGFLGGNDETHTALRERLARDYPALELSGLWSPSRDDLADRDRSREIARDIAEANTGVLVVCLGKPRQELWMAEHGEATGARVLLAFGAVVDFLAERVDRAPQWAAESGVEWAWRLAHEPRRLATRYLVDGPPAYRSVRRAPVPERAASTATGRFVPEGESADIAIALVTYNSARHVGPLIESLRAEAETLRLRVIVADNGSTDSTRALVAAHPDIVAVETGGNRGYATGINLALSRAGDAEAVLVLNPDLEVERGAIAEMLRRLRMPGVGAVVPKVLAPDGTVYPSLRREPTIGRAIGDALLGSHGGDRPAFSSEIDTNAESYQHAHRVDWATGAAVLVRREVAELAGRWDSRFFLYSEETDYFRRLRDLGVDIWYEPHARVRHDQGGSGTSRALAALMAVNRVRYVRKHHSPGYAAGFHAVVILHELLRSYSGEHRNTLRVLLDQPSWRRLPHATRWPVHPRSTPTGTIIVPAHNESAVIARTLRALTLPPSTAEVVVVCNGCTDNTAEIARSFPGVRVVEIDRPSKAAALNAGDAAARSWPRLYLDADVEIHPGAVAAVFGELETGRVLAARPDFRYDTTGATMLVRSYYRARERMPSTDESLWGAGAYALSEAGHKRLGQFPDLTADDLIVDSLFVPGEKVVVPTEPVRVRTPRSLAGLLAILTRQRRGNLGAPAQSTTTTTVIELLSSVRGPFALIDATVYAALTSVGRRRARRAGSANAWERDDSSRGVDSLAPGSRTARPRTTAHRVPLFDEEN; encoded by the coding sequence GTGAGCGCCGAACGGATCATGCTCGGCGGATGCCCCGTCGACCTGCGCGACCGCTCGGGCGCCGTCGAAGAGATCCGGCTGCGCACGCTCGACGCCGACGCGCCCGCGCTCGGGGTCGTCTCGGTCAACCTCGACCACGTGCACCACTTCGGCGGCGGATCACGATGGCAGGGCACGATCGATCGCGCCCCGCTCGAGTGGCTGCACCTCATCGACGGCGCCCCTTTGGCGGCGCAGGCCGGCCGGCTCACCGGCCGGGTCTGGCCGCGGCTCGCCGGCAGCGACATCATCGAACCGATCCTGCGGGCGGCGGAGGAGGACGGCGTGCGCGTCGGCTTCCTCGGCGGCAACGACGAGACGCACACCGCCCTGCGCGAACGGCTCGCCCGCGACTACCCGGCGCTCGAGCTCTCGGGCCTGTGGTCGCCGTCGCGCGACGACCTGGCCGACCGCGACCGCTCGCGCGAGATCGCCCGCGACATCGCCGAGGCGAACACGGGCGTGCTCGTGGTCTGCCTCGGGAAGCCGCGGCAAGAACTCTGGATGGCGGAGCACGGCGAGGCGACCGGGGCCCGTGTGCTTCTCGCCTTCGGAGCCGTGGTCGATTTCCTCGCCGAGCGGGTGGACAGGGCTCCGCAATGGGCGGCCGAATCCGGCGTCGAGTGGGCGTGGAGGCTCGCCCACGAGCCGCGCAGGCTGGCGACGCGGTACCTCGTCGACGGGCCGCCCGCCTACCGCTCGGTGCGGCGGGCGCCCGTGCCGGAGCGCGCGGCCAGCACCGCGACCGGCCGATTCGTGCCCGAGGGCGAGAGCGCCGACATCGCGATCGCCCTCGTGACGTACAACAGTGCGCGCCATGTCGGTCCGCTCATCGAGAGCCTGCGTGCCGAAGCCGAGACCCTGCGGTTGCGGGTGATCGTGGCGGACAACGGATCGACGGACTCCACCCGGGCCCTCGTCGCCGCGCACCCCGACATCGTCGCCGTGGAGACGGGCGGCAATCGCGGCTACGCGACGGGCATCAACCTCGCGCTGAGCCGAGCGGGCGACGCCGAGGCGGTGCTCGTGCTCAATCCCGACCTCGAGGTGGAGCGCGGCGCGATCGCCGAGATGCTGCGCAGACTCCGCATGCCGGGCGTCGGGGCGGTCGTGCCGAAGGTTCTGGCGCCCGACGGCACCGTCTACCCGTCGCTGCGGCGCGAGCCGACGATCGGGCGGGCGATCGGCGACGCCCTGCTCGGCAGCCACGGCGGTGACCGGCCCGCGTTCTCGAGCGAGATCGACACCAACGCCGAGAGCTACCAGCACGCCCACCGCGTCGACTGGGCGACGGGTGCCGCCGTGCTCGTGCGCCGCGAGGTCGCCGAGCTGGCGGGCCGATGGGACTCCCGGTTCTTCCTCTATTCGGAGGAGACCGACTACTTCCGCCGGCTGCGCGACCTCGGGGTCGACATCTGGTACGAACCCCACGCGCGCGTGCGTCACGACCAGGGCGGTTCGGGCACCTCGCGTGCCCTCGCCGCGCTGATGGCGGTCAACCGGGTGCGCTACGTGCGCAAGCACCACTCGCCAGGGTACGCGGCGGGGTTCCACGCGGTCGTCATCCTGCACGAGCTGCTGCGCAGCTACAGCGGCGAGCATCGCAACACCCTCCGCGTGCTGCTCGACCAGCCGTCGTGGCGGCGGCTGCCCCATGCCACCCGATGGCCGGTACACCCCCGGTCGACGCCCACCGGCACGATCATCGTCCCCGCCCACAACGAGTCGGCGGTGATCGCGCGCACCCTGCGGGCGCTGACCCTGCCACCCTCGACCGCCGAAGTCGTGGTGGTGTGCAACGGCTGCACGGACAACACGGCCGAGATCGCGCGGAGCTTCCCGGGCGTGCGGGTCGTCGAGATCGACCGGCCGTCGAAGGCGGCGGCGCTGAACGCAGGGGACGCCGCCGCCCGCTCGTGGCCGCGGCTCTACCTCGACGCCGACGTCGAGATCCACCCGGGCGCGGTCGCCGCGGTCTTCGGCGAACTCGAGACGGGGCGGGTGCTCGCGGCCCGACCCGATTTCAGGTACGACACGACGGGCGCCACCATGCTCGTGCGCTCCTATTACCGGGCGCGCGAACGCATGCCCTCGACCGACGAGTCGCTGTGGGGCGCGGGCGCTTATGCGCTCAGCGAGGCCGGCCACAAGAGGCTGGGGCAGTTCCCCGACCTCACCGCCGACGATCTCATCGTGGACTCGCTCTTCGTGCCGGGCGAAAAGGTCGTGGTGCCGACCGAACCGGTGCGCGTGCGCACCCCCCGCAGCCTCGCGGGCCTCCTCGCCATCCTCACCCGGCAGCGGCGCGGGAACCTCGGCGCCCCCGCCCAGTCGACGACCACCACGACGGTGATCGAGTTGCTGTCGAGTGTGCGCGGCCCCTTCGCCCTGATCGACGCCACCGTCTACGCGGCGCTCACCTCGGTCGGGCGCAGGCGGGCCCGACGGGCAGGCTCGGCGAACGCATGGGAGCGCGACGATTCCAGCCGCGGTGTCGACTCCCTCGCCCCGGGGAGCCGCACCGCCCGGCCGCGCACGACGGCGCACCGGGTCCCGTTGTTCGACGAGGAGAACTGA